In Sorghum bicolor cultivar BTx623 chromosome 10, Sorghum_bicolor_NCBIv3, whole genome shotgun sequence, one genomic interval encodes:
- the LOC8065441 gene encoding cytochrome P450 709B2, producing the protein MGTGGAALVAAALAVVVVTRLWTVLLHKVWRPYAVARAFARQGVRGPPYRVFVGNSKQIQAMRAATSGDTLDLTSHDYIPRVMPQYSAWMPLYGKVFLTWFSSTPALFVGNYDMVRRVLFDKTGLYAKQDPDPTILSMVGMGLAFTDGEDWSRHRRVVHPAFAMDKLKAMTGAMAACAAEVIRTWEARAAASREKAVTVEVGQQFMELTADVISHTAFGSSYRQGKEVFLAQRELQFIAFASVYTVRVPGMQYVPTKANVRRWQLERTVRGTLMAIIRERLSAAAKETRDYGSDLLGLMLEANNAGDDSKIRQQAMSMDEIIDECKTFFFAGHDTTAHLLTWAMFLLGTHPGWQQRLREEVIRECGGAEVPLRGDALNKLKLVTMVLYETLRLYGAVPMIARQATADVDLCGVKVPKGTQLLIPVAMLHRDEEVWGADAGAFNPLRFRDGVGRAAAHPNALLSFSLGQRSCIGKDFAMLEAKATLALILRRFAFEVAPEYVHAPVDLLTLQPSKGLPIVLKLLDL; encoded by the exons ATGGGCACGGGAGGTGCAGCACTGGTCGCCGCCGCCCTCGCCGTGGTGGTGGTCACCAGGCTGTGGACGGTGCTGCTCCACAAGGTGTGGCGCCCCTACGCCGTGGCGAGGGCGTTCGCGCGGCAGGGCGTCCGCGGGCCGCCGTACCGTGTCTTCGTGGGCAACAGCAAGCAGATTCAGGCGATGCGGGCGGCGACGAGCGGCGACACTCTGGACCTCACCTCCCACGACTACATCCCGCGCGTGATGCCGCAGTACAGCGCGTGGATGCCACTCTACGGCAAGGTGTTCCTGACGTGGTTCAGCTCGACTCCGGCGCTGTTCGTGGGAAACTACGACATGGTGAGGCGGGTCCTCTTCGACAAGACAGGGCTGTACGCCAAGCAGGACCCGGACCCCACCATACTATCCATGGTGGGGATGGGCCTCGCCTTCACCGACGGCGAGGACTGGTCGCGCCACCGCCGCGTCGTGCACCCGGCGTTCGCCATGGACAAGCTCAAGGCGATGACGGGGGCGATGGCGGCGTGCGCGGCGGAGGTGATCCGGACGTGGGAGGCGCGCGCTGCCGCGAGCAGGGAGAAGGCGGTGACGGTGGAGGTAGGACAGCAGTTCATGGAGCTCACCGCCGACGTGATCTCGCACACGGCGTTCGGCAGCAGCTACCGGCAGGGGAAGGAGGTGTTCCTGGCGCAGCGGGAGCTCCAGTTCATCGCCTTCGCCTCCGTCTACACCGTGCGCGTGCCGGGCATGCAGTACGTGCCCACCAAGGCCAACGTGCGCCGGTGGCAGCTCGAGCGCACGGTGCGGGGCACGCTCATGGCCATCATCCGCGAGCGCCTCTCCGCCGCTGCAAAGGAGACTAGGGATTACGGCAGCGACCTGCTCGGCCTCATGTTGGAGGCTAATAACGCCGGCGATGACAGCAAGATCAGGCAGCAGGCGATGAGCATGGACGAGATCATCGACGAGTGCAAGACGTTCTTCTTCGCCGGCCACGACACGACCGCGCACCTCCTCACCTGGGCCATGTTCCTCCTCGGCACGCACCCCGGGTGGCAGCAGCGGCTTAGGGAGGAGGTGATCCGGGAATGCGGCGGCGCCGAGGTGCCCCTCCGCGGCGACGCCCTCAACAAGCTCAAGCTG GTGACCATGGTGTTGTACGAGACGCTCCGGCTATATGGCGCGGTGCCGATGATCGCGAGACAGGCGACGGCGGACGTGGACCTCTGCGGCGTGAAGGTGCCCAAGGGCACCCAGCTGCTGATCCCGGTCGCGATGCTTCACCGCGACGAGGAGGTGTGGGGCGCGGACGCCGGCGCGTTCAACCCGCTCCGGTTCCGGGACGGCGTGGGCAGGGCGGCGGCGCACCCGAACGCGCTGCTGTCCTTCTCCTTGGGCCAGCGGTCGTGCATCGGGAaggacttcgcgatgctggaggCCAAGGCGACGCTGGCGCTCATCCTGCGGCGGTTCGCGTTCGAGGTGGCGCCGGAGTACGTGCACGCGCCGGTCGACCTCCTGACGCTGCAACCGTCGAAAGGGCTCCCGATCGTGCTCAAGCTTTTGGATCTGTAG
- the LOC8065442 gene encoding cytochrome P450 709B2 — protein sequence MGTGGVALVAAALAVVVVTRLWTALLHLVWRPYAVARAFARQGVRGPPYRVLVGNSKEVQAMRAATSGDTLELTSHDYIPRVMPQYRAWMSLYGKVFLTWSSSTPALFAGSYDMVKRILSDKSGLYGKTDPGPTILSLMGMGLAFTNGDDWSRHRRVVHPAFAMDKLKAMTGAMAACAAEVIRTWEARAAASREKAVTVEVGQQFTELTADVISHTAFGSSYRQGKEVFLAQRELQFIAFASINSVRVPGMQYVPTKANMRRWKLERTVRGTLMAIIGERLAAAKQARGYGSDLLGLMLEANAAGDGGGKRQQQAMSMDEIIDECKTFFFAGHDTTAHLLTWALFLLGTHPEWQQRLREEVIRECGGGEVPLRGDALNKLKLVTMVLYETLRLYGAVPMIARQVTADADLCGVDVPKGTILLIPIAMLHRDEEVWGANAGAFNPLRFRDGMGRAAAHPNALLSFSLGPRSCIGQDFAMLEAKATLALILRRFAFEVAPEYVHAPVDLLTLQPSKGLPIVLKLLDV from the exons ATGGGCACGGGAGGTGTCGCGCTGGTCGCCGCCGCCCTCGCCGTGGTGGTGGTCACCAGGCTATGGACGGCTCTGCTCCACCTGGTGTGGCGCCCCTACGCCGTGGCGAGGGCGTTCGCGCGGCAGGGCGTCCGCGGGCCGCCGTACCGTGTCTTGGTGGGCAACAGCAAGGAGGTTCAGGCGATGCGCGCGGCGACGAGCGGCGACACGCTGGAGCTCACCTCCCACGACTACATCCCGCGCGTGATGCCGCAGTACCGCGCGTGGATGTCGCTCTACGGCAAGGTGTTCCTGACGTGGTCCAGCTCGACTCCTGCGCTGTTCGCGGGCAGCTACGACATGGTGAAGCGGATCCTCTCCGACAAGTCGGGGCTGTACGGCAAGACGGACCCGGGCCCCACCATACTGTCCCTGATGGGCATGGGCCTCGCCTTCACAAACGGCGACGACTGGTCGCGCCACCGCCGCGTCGTGCACCCTGCGTTCGCCATGGACAAGCTCAAGGCGATGACGGGGGCGATGGCGGCGTGCGCGGCGGAGGTGATACGGACGTGGGAGGCGCGCGCCGCCGCGAGCAGGGAGAAGGCGGTGACGGTGGAGGTAGGGCAGCAGTTCACGGAGCTCACCGCCGACGTGATCTCGCACACGGCGTTCGGCAGCAGCTACCGGCAGGGGAAAGAGGTGTTCCTGGCGCAGCGGGAGCTCCAGTTCATCGCCTTCGCCTCCATCAACAGCGTGCGCGTGCCGGGCATGCAGTACGTGCCCACCAAGGCCAACATGCGCCGCTGGAAGCTCGAGCGCACGGTGCGGGGCACGCTCATGGCCATCATCGGCGAGCGCCTCGCCGCTGCAAAGCAGGCGAGGGGCTACGGCAGCGACCTGCTCGGCCTCATGTTGGAGGCCAacgccgccggcgacggcggcggcaagaGGCAGCAGCAGGCCATGAGCATGGACGAAATCATCGACGAGTGCAAGACCTTCTTCTTCGCCGGCCACGACACGACCGCGCACCTCCTCACTTGGGCCCTGTTCCTCCTCGGGACGCACCCGGAGTGGCAGCAGCGGCTCAGGGAGGAGGTGATCCGGgagtgcggcggcggcgaggtgcCCCTCCGCGGCGACGCCCTCAACAAGCTCAAGCTC GTGACCATGGTGCTTTACGAGACGCTCCGGCTGTACGGCGCGGTGCCGATGATCGCGAGACAGGTGACCGCGGACGCGGACCTCTGCGGCGTGGATGTGCCCAAGGGCACCATCCTGTTGATCCCGATCGCGATGCTTCACCGCGACGAGGAGGTGTGGGGCGCGAACGCCGGCGCTTTCAACCCGCTCCGGTTCCGGGATGGCATGGGCAGGGCGGCGGCGCACCCGAACGCGCTACTGTCCTTCTCCTTGGGCCCGCGGTCGTGCATCGGGCaggacttcgcgatgctggaggCCAAGGCGACGCTGGCACTCATCCTCCGGCGGTTCGCCTTCGAGGTGGCGCCGGAGTACGTGCACGCGCCGGTCGACCTCCTGACTCTGCAACCGTCGAAAGGGCTCCCGATCGTGCTCAAGCTCTTGGATGTGTAG
- the LOC8065443 gene encoding cytochrome P450 709B2, translating to MSGSGMGVVLAALAAALVPLLWAALVRQVWRPYAVARAFARQGVRGPPYRFYVGNNREARAMMAAAAASGEALEWSSNDIVHRVMPHVRAWASLYGKVFVSWTGSTPRLWVGDLDMAKRILSDKAGLYVNPSLGAALMALLGQGLVFTEGDDWARHRRVVHPAFAMDRLKSMTGAMAACAAEVVRDWEARAGAAASASGEVTVEVGQRFTELTADVISHTAFGSSYRQGKEVFLAQRELQLMVFASMNNVVVRVPGMDHVPTKANLRRWQLERTVRGTLMAIIDERLASAKESKGYGNDLLGLMLEANAAGDDGKTQEAMSMDEIIDECKTFFFAGHDTTAHLLTWAMFLLGTHHEWQQRLREEVLRECGGAEVPLDGDALNKLKLVTMVLYETLRLYGPVNIINRQATADVDLCGIKVPKGTHLAIPFPMLHRDEEVWGSDAGEFDPLRFRDGVGRAAAHPNALLAFSLGQRSCIGKDFAMLEAKVTLALILRRFAFEVAPEYVHAPAAFLTVQPSKGLPVVLRLLDPHTLAS from the exons ATGAGCGGCAGTGGCATGGGAGTGGTCCTCGCTGCGCTCGCCGCGGCGTTGGTCCCGTTGCTGTGGGCGGCGCTGGTGCGCCAggtgtggcggccgtacgccgtggCGCGGGCGTTCGCGCGGCAGGGCGTCCGAGGGCCGCCGTACCGCTTCTACGTGGGCAACAACCGGGAAGCGAGGGCcatgatggcggcggcggcggcgagcggcgaggCGCTGGAGTGGAGCTCCAACGACATCGTGCACCGCGTGATGCCGCACGTGCGGGCGTGGGCGTCGCTCTACGGCAAGGTGTTCGTGTCGTGGACCGGCTCGACGCCGAGGCTGTGGGTGGGCGACCTCGACATGGCGAAGCGGATCCTCTCCGACAAGGCCGGGCTGTACGTGAACCCGAGCCTGGGCGCGGCCCTCATGGCGCTCCTGGGCCAGGGCCTGGTCTTCACCGAGGGCGACGACTGGGCGCGCCACCGCCGCGTCGTGCACCCGGCGTTCGCCATGGACAGGCTCAAGTCGATGACGGGGGCGATGGCGGCTTGCGCGGCGGAGGTGGTCCGGGACTGGGAGGCGCGCGCCGGCGCCGCAGCATCGGCGAGCGGGGAGGTGACGGTGGAGGTGGGGCAACGCTTCACGGAGCTCACCGCCGACGTCATCTCGCACACCGCGTTCGGCAGCAGCTACCGGCAGGGGAAAGAGGTGTTCCTGGCGCAGCGGGAGCTCCAGCTCATGGTCTTCGCCTCCATGAACAACGTCGTCGTGCGCGTCCCGGGCATGGATCACGTGCCGACCAAGGCCAACCTGCGCCGGTGGCAGCTCGAGCGCACCGTGCGGGGCACGCTCATGGCCATCATCGACGAGCGCCTGGCCTCGGCTAAGGAATCCAAGGGCTACGGCAACGACCTGCTCGGACTCATGTTGGAGGCCAACGCCGCCGGAGACGACGGCAAGACGCAGGAGGCCATGAGCATGGACGAGATCATCGACGAGTGCAAGACCTTCTTCTTCGCCGGCCACGACACGACCGCGCACCTCCTCACCTGGGCCATGTTTCTCCTCGGCACCCACCACGAGTGGCAGCAAAGGCTCAGGGAGGAGGTGCTCCGCGAGTGCGGCGGCGCCGAGGTGCCCCTCGACGGCGACGCCCTCAACAAGCTCAAGCTT GTGACGATGGTGCTGTACGAGACGCTCCGGCTGTACGGACCGGTGAACATTATCAACAGGCAGGCGACGGCGGACGTGGACCTCTGTGGCATAAAGGTGCCCAAGGGCACGCACCTGGCGATCCCGTTCCCGATGCTCCACCGCGACGAGGAGGTGTGGGGCTCGGACGCCGGCGAGTTCGATCCGCTCCGGTTTCGGGACGGCGTGGGTAGGGCGGCGGCGCACCCGAACGCGCTGCTGGCCTTCTCCCTGGGCCAACGGTCCTGCATCGGGAaggacttcgcgatgctggaggCCAAGGTGACGCTGGCGCTCATCCTGCGGCGGTTCGCCTTCGAGGTGGCGCCGGAGTACGTGCACGCGCCGGCCGCCTTCCTGACTGTGCAGCCGTCGAAAGGGCTCCCCGTCGTGCTCAGGCTCTTGGATCCGCACACTTTGGCCAGTTGA
- the LOC8065444 gene encoding U-box domain-containing protein 52 isoform X2: MGRSYIDGGRDAGTTDLGYPLVAVCIDKDKNSQNALKWAIDSLVQKGQTIVLVHVNTKGTSGGVEDAAGFKQPTDPHMKDLFLPFRCFCTRKDIYCKDVVLDEHDVAKSIIEFSAHAAVEKLVLGATARGGFVRFKADIPTTISKGAPDFCTVYVVNKGKVSSQRNSIRPAPRVSPLRSQIQSLQSATAATPKPEPPPQSQRWSSSSRGQSDHGETPRVDNFRSPFARGGPGNTRKSYADLSHMSMPDSADISFVSSTGRRSVEQYSAIPPRMSNGSVDSYDHSFEMSRTPSKWGGDSFGGGMDHTTFSQSSSSSFCSLGMDDVEAEMKRLRLELKQTMDMYSTACKEALTAKQKAMELQRWKMEEEQKTQDSRITEDSAMAMIEREKAKAKAAMEAAEASQRIAEMEVQKRISAEKKLLKEAEERKNRGGSGMSHEVRYRRYVIEEIEQATNNFDDTRKVGEGGYGPVYKGFLDHTQVAIKVLRPDAAQGRSQFQQEVEVLSCIRHPNMVLLLGACPEYGCLVYEYMASGSLDDCLFRRSGTGPVIPWQHRFRICAEIATGLLFLHQTKPEPLVHRDLKPGNILLDRNYVSKISDVGLARLVPPSVADTVTQYRMTSTAGTFCYIDPEYQQTGMLGTKSDIYSFGVMLLQIITAKPPMGLSHHVGRAIERGALLDMLDPAVPDWPLEEAQCLAEMALRCCELRRKDRPDLGAVVLPELNRLRALGEDNMQYCGGAMIRGGGGGCGGGGGMYSSPFHSNISRSHAAEMMVDSQYPRSVFNSRASDSPKPPRRSNA, translated from the exons ATGGGGCGGTCGTACATTGACGGCGGCAGGGACGCCGGGACGACGGACCTCGGCTACCCTCTGGTGGCCGTGTGCATCGACAAGGACAAGAACAGCCAGAACGCGCTCAAGTGGGCCATCGACTCGCTGGTCCAGAAGGGGCAGACCATCGTCCTCGTCCACGTCAACACCAAGGGCACCTCCGGCGGCGTCGAGGACGCCGCCGGGTTCAAGCAGCCGACGGACCCGCACATGAAGGACCTCTTCCTCCCGTTCCGATGCTTCTGCACCCGCAAAGAC ATCTACTGCAAGGACGTGGTGCTGGACGAGCACGACGTGGCCAAGTCCATCATCGAGTTCTCGGCGCACGCGGCGGTGGAGAAGCTCGTCCTCGGCGCCACGGCGAGGGGCGGCTTCGTCCGGTTCAAGGCGGACATCCCGACCACCATCTCCAAGGGCGCGCCGGACTTCTGCACGGTGTACGTCGTGAACAAGGGGAAGGTGTCGTCGCAGCGCAACTCCATCCGCCCCGCGCCGCGGGTGTCGCCGCTCCGGTCGCAGATCCAGTCGCTGCAGAGCGCCACGGCGGCGACGCCCAAGCCCGAGCCGCCGCCGCAGTCGCAGCGGTGGTCCTCGTCGTCGAGGGGCCAGTCTGACCACGGCGAGACGCCGCGGGTGGACAACTTCCGCTCGCCGTTCGCGCGCGGGGGCCCCGGCAACACCCGCAAGTCGTACGCCGACCTCAGCCACATGTCCATGCCGGACTCGGCCGACATCTCGTTCGTCAGCAGCACCGGCCGCCGGAGCGTCGAGCAATACTCGGCGATCCCGCCGCGGATGTCCAATGGCTCCGTCGATAGCTACGACCACAGCTTCGAGATGTCGCGCACGCCCAGCAAGTGGGGCGGCGACTCCTTCGGCGGCGGCATGGACCACACCACCTTCTCGCAGAGCAGCAGCTCTTCCTTCTGCTCCCTCGGCATG GACGACGTGGAGGCGGAGATGAAGCGGCTACGCCTGGAGCTGAAGCAGACCATGGACATGTACAGCACGGCGTGCAAGGAGGCGCTGACGGCCAAGCAGAAGGCCATGGAGCTGCAGCGGtggaagatggaggaggagcagaagaCGCAGGACTCGCGGATAACGGAGGACTCAGCCATGGCGATGATCGAGCGGGAGAAGGCCAAGGCGAAGGCGGCCATGGAGGCGGCGGAGGCGTCGCAGCGGATCGCGGAGATGGAGGTGCAGAAGCGGATCAGCGCGGAGAAGAAGCTGCTCAAGGAGGCCGAGGAGCGCAAGAaccgcggcggcagcggcatgTCCCACGAGGTCCGGTACCGCCGCTACGTCATCGAGGAGATCGAGCAGGCCACCAACAACTTCGACGACACGCGCAAGGTCGGCGAGGGCGGGTACGGCCCCGTGTACAAGGGCTTCCTGGACCACACGCAGGTCGCCATCAAGGTGCTCCGCCCCGACGCGGCGCAGGGCCGGTCGCAGTTccagcaggaggtggaggtgCTCAGCTGCATCCGCCACCCAAACATGGTGCTCCTCCTCGGCGCGTGCCCGGAGTACGGCTGCCTCGTGTACGAGTACATGGCCAGCGGCAGCCTCGACGACTGCCTCTTCCGCCGCTCCGGCACCGGTCCCGTCATCCCCTGGCAGCATCGGTTCCGCATCTGCGCCGAGATCGCCACGGGCCTGCTGTTCCTGCACCAGACCAAGCCGGAGCCGCTGGTGCACCGCGACCTCAAGCCCGGGAACATCCTGCTGGACCGCAACTACGTGAGCAAGATCAGCGACGTCGGGCTGGCGCGGCTCGTGCCGCCGTCCGTCGCCGACACCGTGACGCAGTACCGGATGACGTCCACGGCGGGGACCTTCTGCTACATCGACCCGGAGTACCAGCAGACGGGCATGCTGGGGACCAAGTCCGACATCTACTCCTTCGGCGTCATGCTGCTGCAGATCATCACGGCGAAGCCGCCCATGGGGCTGTCGCACCACGTCGGCCGCGCCATAGAGCGCGGCGCGCTGCTGGACATGCTCGACCCCGCCGTGCCGGACTGGCCCCTCGAGGAGGCGCAGTGCCTCGCCGAGATGGCGCTCCGCTGCTGCGAGCTGCGCCGCAAGGACAGGCCGGACCTCGGCGCCGTCGTGCTCCCGGAGCTTAACCGCCTGCGCGCGCTCGGCGAGGACAACATGCAGTACTGCGGCGGCGCCATGATCaggggcggtggcggtggctgcggcggcggcggcggcatgtaCAGCTCGCCGTTCCACAGCAACATCTCACGGTCGCACGCAGCC GAGATGATGGTGGATTCTCAGTACCCAAGATCAGTGTTCAACTCAAGAGCGAGCGATTCGCCCAAGCCGCCGAGAAGATCGAACGCTTGA
- the LOC8065444 gene encoding U-box domain-containing protein 35 isoform X1: MGRSYIDGGRDAGTTDLGYPLVAVCIDKDKNSQNALKWAIDSLVQKGQTIVLVHVNTKGTSGGVEDAAGFKQPTDPHMKDLFLPFRCFCTRKDIYCKDVVLDEHDVAKSIIEFSAHAAVEKLVLGATARGGFVRFKADIPTTISKGAPDFCTVYVVNKGKVSSQRNSIRPAPRVSPLRSQIQSLQSATAATPKPEPPPQSQRWSSSSRGQSDHGETPRVDNFRSPFARGGPGNTRKSYADLSHMSMPDSADISFVSSTGRRSVEQYSAIPPRMSNGSVDSYDHSFEMSRTPSKWGGDSFGGGMDHTTFSQSSSSSFCSLGMQDDVEAEMKRLRLELKQTMDMYSTACKEALTAKQKAMELQRWKMEEEQKTQDSRITEDSAMAMIEREKAKAKAAMEAAEASQRIAEMEVQKRISAEKKLLKEAEERKNRGGSGMSHEVRYRRYVIEEIEQATNNFDDTRKVGEGGYGPVYKGFLDHTQVAIKVLRPDAAQGRSQFQQEVEVLSCIRHPNMVLLLGACPEYGCLVYEYMASGSLDDCLFRRSGTGPVIPWQHRFRICAEIATGLLFLHQTKPEPLVHRDLKPGNILLDRNYVSKISDVGLARLVPPSVADTVTQYRMTSTAGTFCYIDPEYQQTGMLGTKSDIYSFGVMLLQIITAKPPMGLSHHVGRAIERGALLDMLDPAVPDWPLEEAQCLAEMALRCCELRRKDRPDLGAVVLPELNRLRALGEDNMQYCGGAMIRGGGGGCGGGGGMYSSPFHSNISRSHAAEMMVDSQYPRSVFNSRASDSPKPPRRSNA; this comes from the exons ATGGGGCGGTCGTACATTGACGGCGGCAGGGACGCCGGGACGACGGACCTCGGCTACCCTCTGGTGGCCGTGTGCATCGACAAGGACAAGAACAGCCAGAACGCGCTCAAGTGGGCCATCGACTCGCTGGTCCAGAAGGGGCAGACCATCGTCCTCGTCCACGTCAACACCAAGGGCACCTCCGGCGGCGTCGAGGACGCCGCCGGGTTCAAGCAGCCGACGGACCCGCACATGAAGGACCTCTTCCTCCCGTTCCGATGCTTCTGCACCCGCAAAGAC ATCTACTGCAAGGACGTGGTGCTGGACGAGCACGACGTGGCCAAGTCCATCATCGAGTTCTCGGCGCACGCGGCGGTGGAGAAGCTCGTCCTCGGCGCCACGGCGAGGGGCGGCTTCGTCCGGTTCAAGGCGGACATCCCGACCACCATCTCCAAGGGCGCGCCGGACTTCTGCACGGTGTACGTCGTGAACAAGGGGAAGGTGTCGTCGCAGCGCAACTCCATCCGCCCCGCGCCGCGGGTGTCGCCGCTCCGGTCGCAGATCCAGTCGCTGCAGAGCGCCACGGCGGCGACGCCCAAGCCCGAGCCGCCGCCGCAGTCGCAGCGGTGGTCCTCGTCGTCGAGGGGCCAGTCTGACCACGGCGAGACGCCGCGGGTGGACAACTTCCGCTCGCCGTTCGCGCGCGGGGGCCCCGGCAACACCCGCAAGTCGTACGCCGACCTCAGCCACATGTCCATGCCGGACTCGGCCGACATCTCGTTCGTCAGCAGCACCGGCCGCCGGAGCGTCGAGCAATACTCGGCGATCCCGCCGCGGATGTCCAATGGCTCCGTCGATAGCTACGACCACAGCTTCGAGATGTCGCGCACGCCCAGCAAGTGGGGCGGCGACTCCTTCGGCGGCGGCATGGACCACACCACCTTCTCGCAGAGCAGCAGCTCTTCCTTCTGCTCCCTCGGCATG CAGGACGACGTGGAGGCGGAGATGAAGCGGCTACGCCTGGAGCTGAAGCAGACCATGGACATGTACAGCACGGCGTGCAAGGAGGCGCTGACGGCCAAGCAGAAGGCCATGGAGCTGCAGCGGtggaagatggaggaggagcagaagaCGCAGGACTCGCGGATAACGGAGGACTCAGCCATGGCGATGATCGAGCGGGAGAAGGCCAAGGCGAAGGCGGCCATGGAGGCGGCGGAGGCGTCGCAGCGGATCGCGGAGATGGAGGTGCAGAAGCGGATCAGCGCGGAGAAGAAGCTGCTCAAGGAGGCCGAGGAGCGCAAGAaccgcggcggcagcggcatgTCCCACGAGGTCCGGTACCGCCGCTACGTCATCGAGGAGATCGAGCAGGCCACCAACAACTTCGACGACACGCGCAAGGTCGGCGAGGGCGGGTACGGCCCCGTGTACAAGGGCTTCCTGGACCACACGCAGGTCGCCATCAAGGTGCTCCGCCCCGACGCGGCGCAGGGCCGGTCGCAGTTccagcaggaggtggaggtgCTCAGCTGCATCCGCCACCCAAACATGGTGCTCCTCCTCGGCGCGTGCCCGGAGTACGGCTGCCTCGTGTACGAGTACATGGCCAGCGGCAGCCTCGACGACTGCCTCTTCCGCCGCTCCGGCACCGGTCCCGTCATCCCCTGGCAGCATCGGTTCCGCATCTGCGCCGAGATCGCCACGGGCCTGCTGTTCCTGCACCAGACCAAGCCGGAGCCGCTGGTGCACCGCGACCTCAAGCCCGGGAACATCCTGCTGGACCGCAACTACGTGAGCAAGATCAGCGACGTCGGGCTGGCGCGGCTCGTGCCGCCGTCCGTCGCCGACACCGTGACGCAGTACCGGATGACGTCCACGGCGGGGACCTTCTGCTACATCGACCCGGAGTACCAGCAGACGGGCATGCTGGGGACCAAGTCCGACATCTACTCCTTCGGCGTCATGCTGCTGCAGATCATCACGGCGAAGCCGCCCATGGGGCTGTCGCACCACGTCGGCCGCGCCATAGAGCGCGGCGCGCTGCTGGACATGCTCGACCCCGCCGTGCCGGACTGGCCCCTCGAGGAGGCGCAGTGCCTCGCCGAGATGGCGCTCCGCTGCTGCGAGCTGCGCCGCAAGGACAGGCCGGACCTCGGCGCCGTCGTGCTCCCGGAGCTTAACCGCCTGCGCGCGCTCGGCGAGGACAACATGCAGTACTGCGGCGGCGCCATGATCaggggcggtggcggtggctgcggcggcggcggcggcatgtaCAGCTCGCCGTTCCACAGCAACATCTCACGGTCGCACGCAGCC GAGATGATGGTGGATTCTCAGTACCCAAGATCAGTGTTCAACTCAAGAGCGAGCGATTCGCCCAAGCCGCCGAGAAGATCGAACGCTTGA